From Brienomyrus brachyistius isolate T26 chromosome 18, BBRACH_0.4, whole genome shotgun sequence, one genomic window encodes:
- the lad1 gene encoding ladinin-1: MSISRKNWSALSSLTRQWTVEDEEEVERERRRKNRSHSNATDPDDDPAEASTPTALGSTQDGQDTVDQAQVDFMEMLQVRDERRRKRQAEVLRHQHLQEAGQDEVTQASSQEARVGGEMSERGRSLETAPVYMSANSTVKNQGGNAILGAEPGTPKESSRKFVSSLSISFDKGPTSPSGGSSLSSPMSPTGFFRAGSPDQPSATVRNNGDAQECEDDSPSKNVTSPKEREQNPFRRQNYRAWSFRVMRKKDEKEKSLPFQRSASFRISSNNIEAAKASNDEEDKQSPFLRNSRQRISSRSIQETMEKLALAAQKSEKIRSPTATQRSLYSSDEVSRKREIFEKEQQESAEPDRGTQHRFNVTVASKRQLWQKREEEASAQNGKAQDTRRPQF; the protein is encoded by the exons TCTGACCCGCCAGTGGACggtggaggatgaggaggaggtggagcgtGAGCGGCGGAGGAAGAACCGGAGCCATAGCAATGCGACGGACCCCGACGATGACCCCGCGGAGGCCTCGACGCCGACAGCGCTGGGCAG CACCCAGGACGGCCAGGATACAGTGGATCAGGCTCAGGTGGACTTCATGGAGATGCTGCAGGTTCGAGACGAGCGGCGGAGGAAGCGGCAGGCGGAGGTGCTGAGGCACCAGCACCTGCAGGAGGCCGGACAGGACGAGGTCACCCAGGCCAGTTCGCAGGAGGCCCGAGTGGGCGGGGAGATGTCAGAAAGGGGGCGGAGCCTGGAAACAGCCCCAGTGTACATGTCTGCCAACAGCACCGTGAAAAATCAG GGAGGGAATGCAATACTGGGTGCGGAGCCGGGAACCCCGAAAGAATCCTCACGCAAGTTTGTGAG CTCACTGTCCATATCCTTTGACAAGGGCCCCACGTCGCCCTCTGGTGGAAGCAGCCTGAGTTCTCCCATGAGCCCAACCGGCTTCTTCAGGGCAGGGTCCCCAGACCAACCTTCTGCCACCGTCAGGAATAATGGAGACGCACAG GAGTGTGAGGATGACTCTCCATCAAAGAATGTCACCAGCCCAAAGGAAAGGGAGCAGAATCCATTCAGGAGGCAGAACTACCGTGCCTGGTCCTTCAGG GTGATGAGAAAAAAAGACGAGAAAGAGAAAAGTCTTCCTTTTCAGAGAAG TGCAAGTTTCAGAATTTCTTCGAATAACATTGAAGCTGCCAAG GCCTCAAATGATGAAGAGGATAAGCAATCCCCGTTTCTAAGGAA CTCAAGGCAGAGGATCTCCTCCCGCAGCATTCAGGAAACCATGGAGAAGCTAGCGCTGGCTGCACAG AAATCAGAGAAGATCAGATCCCCCACGGCCACGCAGCGGAGCCTGTACTCATCAGACGAGGTCTCAAGGAAGCGTGAGATCTTTGAGAAGGAGCAACAGGAGAGTGCAGAGCCAGACAGGGGCACCCAG CACCGGTTTAACGTGACAGTGGCCAGCAAGCGGCAGCTCTGGCagaagagggaggaggaggccTCTGCGCAGAACGGCAAGGCTCAGGATACAAGACGCCCGCAG TTCTGA